The following nucleotide sequence is from Citrus sinensis cultivar Valencia sweet orange chromosome 6, DVS_A1.0, whole genome shotgun sequence.
TCCATGTTAATCCCTATTAAGAGTTGTGCCATCAACATGGGAAGTAGAGTGCAGCacaaacaataacaaatttCGCCTAAACATACTTAGACTCCTTTGATTCTAACAGTAATTAAATCTCTGCCAAAACACAAGTATGACGAATTTGGcaataatcataaatttaatatcatttcaaataaattcctctcatgaaaatgaaacaagcAGAATTACATTTGTTTGATTGACGGTACATACATATGAAGGGTAACAAGACTAGCTGTAAAATCCTTAATATACACAAAATAACTTGCAGAAATATCGTCAAACATAAGTAAACTTATAGTTGACCTGCGCTATAAATGGCATTTACCTATTCTATGTACGATCAGGATCCCTTTGGATCACTTCTCACACATTTAAATCagttaaataattatccatgccctgagaaaataatgaacaaGGTATGCTCATATCATTTTCAGCTGACTTCATAAAGAAGTATACACAATGAAGAACTTACCATAAAAGTTCAGAGCTACATGCTGTAAGAATGCCGTATGATGGATAAACACATGGGAAGCCATCTTAAGAATGGATCAAGAACAACATGTAAGCATAATCTATCTGGAAACTTGATCTGCTTGTGGCGCCAAATAATTGGACCCTTTCCTTAGTACCTCAGCTTCTCTGGCTATCTGGATATCTGATGGCCAAAAATATTGCTGTACaactttgaaaagaaaacGAGGGAGCAAtgcaacaattaaaataagaaaaatgatgagCCAGTAGGTAGGTGACTTAGCCAGATGGTAGATTGTCCTGCCAAAAGCAAAAAGTTTGTTTGCTTAATCACATAAAAACCAGAATGAGATAGGCAATAAAATATGTCCCATTAAGAAGCAACAAACTAACCAGTAATTGGGAAATACAGGAATAGAATCCAACACCACCATGCAGGCATACGTAGTAATTATCGAGCCCCATACCGCAGCATGAGTAACAAATACCCAACGCTGAATGTCCATTGCCAGGAGTATGTTAACAAGGATGACCACTGCTATTGTCCATACACTGCCCATGCTCCAAATATCAATTGTGCTGTTCTGGTAGGCATATAAAGGTATATAGAAGAGAACAAGACTCTGCCACAGTGTGTCACACATTGTGAGCCAGAAGAGCTGCATATTGTATGCTTCTTGTCTATGCCCCGCACCATAAAGTTTTGGATACTGCATTAGTGTCTTATGGCTTAAGTCCTTGTCGACAATACCAACAACAATAGTGGGCACAGATGTatataaaagagaataaaatacaCTACTCCAATCTGTTAATGCAGAAGTTGTTGAAAATCCTGTGAATAGTATGTACCtacaaaaataagtaaaacCATGTTAATATGAAACCAGCAATCCTAAAGGGTTGCAGCATTTGTGATCCAAAGAGAACATAACTTCACTTTTTGGAATTCCATAATACTGAATTACTACCTACATTTGTGGATTAAATGTGTTACATAAAAAGCCAAGTCAGAtcatgaaaaaggaaaaattaaaacaactaATTCCGTCCAGATCTGCAGGACAATTTGATGATAGCCAAAAGTAGCAGAGCATTACATAAACTAGAAtccacttttttttcccccgcAAGTTATGAAAcaggaaaaataattcaaagaaCTAATTCCATCCAAATCCCCAGGGCAAGATAGCCCAGAAGTACCAAAGTATTAACATAAACTAGaatccatttcttttttttcctacttAAGAAACAGGAAACCAGATTCTACGACACAGGAACTTAATTCAAATACTGGTCAACTTATATTGCTTTATTTGTCACTGAATACAAATGAAAGTATTGCATATTACTGATAACAGTTTCATTTTCAGAATTCTTAAATCTGTATAAGTAATGCCTAAACATCAACGATATCTCCCACCAAAGGCAATACCTAAACATGTAACACATACTATGATGCATAAGATTTAGATCGGACATAAAAGAGAGCCATGCATACCAAAATAACATCAACACAAAAACTGCATTACGGTAGAAGTTGTATAGAACTAAATATCCAATTCGCTGATAATTCCAGTGGCCATGCACCAGAAGTAATCTTTTCAGAAACCGGAACTGTCCCATTGCAAAGTCTGATGCCATCACTGCTTGACGGCCTTCCTGACCACATATCCCAACACCAACATCTGCCATTTGGATCATTGAAACATCATTCGCCCCTaccaaaaatatcatttgGTCAGATAAAAGTAAGAACAGCTTACCAAGAGTGATTTAGTGTTTACACTGATTTGTATCCTCACAATGtgaataatttgataaaattgaaactaGGTAATAAGTATATGTTCCATGTCCAAGCACTGAATTATTACAAGGTGGCCAGATCAAACCAACCAAGATGAAGCTCACTCCCCTCCCCAAAAGCAAAAGAACCATCAGAAAGACAACTCACCATCACCTATAGCCAGGGTCATATCGTCAGTGCGGCTCTTGATTAGATCAACAATTCCAGCCTTCTGCAATGGTGCAACACGACAGCAGAGCACAACCCGACAGGAAGTTGCAAGGTCAAAAAGCTgttgcaaaaaaataataataatcaatcatATTAAGCAAGAGTTATAAACATCCAAAGTACAAGGAAGCTAATTAACCAAATCATTATGCAGAAATAAGTAAATGTAGTACAAGCACTTCACTGAAGTAGGACTGTAGGAGAAAAAGGTTCATACATCTGACTCTAAATCTTTCTCCAGAATGTATACCAAACTATTCCCATCAATGATGAGTGCTAATGATGCAATCGCTGCTACTTCCTTCACATCATGCCCTTGTGGCACATCAGAAAACTTTGCATCATTGGATATCGCAAGATATTCAATTTCGGCACTCCTTTTCAACTTCGAGTTACattttgttgtatttgatgatttcaCACCATATCTGGCCTTTGCATCAGCCAAAAGATCTTTGCACTCCTCCTCTGAATTtccatttataattatttgctGCATATCTGGGGTCAGAAGTTTGCAAGAGAGAGCAATTGAAATTGCTGTGTCTTGTTTATCCCCAGTCAGAACCCAGACCTTGATTCCTGCTTGCCGGAGGGCCTCGATGGCTTCTGGTACACCGTCTTGTAGCTTGTCCTCGATTCCAGTAGCTCCAAGTAAAGTCAAGTCACATTCAATAAGAGCAGCTGTCTGACGAAGTTTTGAAGCTCTGTCAACTAAAGAAGTGCTTGCATCTTCATACCTGTGTTGCCACTGCTTGAGTTCTTCATCTGCAAGATCCCGTGAAGCAACCACAAGAGTGCGTAAGCCCTGAGATGAGTATTCACTAAGATGGCTCTGAGTTATATGCCTTATAAGATCATTCCTCTTAGAATCTTTAGCTAATATGTTGAACATTGAACTATCAGCTCCCTTAACCAACACCTTCACAGAATTGTCAGGGAATCTGATAACCACAGACATTCTTTTCCGAACACTATCAAACTCATGCAACCCCAGTACATCCAACCTACATGCAACATTTTAGATTAGCATATGGAGCATCCATTTTGACAATATAAAAAGTGTGTCACCAGAAGATTCAAATACCCAACTTCAGTAAGTAATTTGGGATGAACAGGTGGCTGATGAAAGTCATACACAAGAAAAGAGAACATAAAAAGTGAGAAACTGTGTACCTTAGCCCTTCACCATTAATGTCAATCACAATATGTCCAGATGTGCGCTCAAACAGAGTATATCCATAAGCAGAGGCTGCAGAAACTAATGCTTGCTCATCAGGAGATTCACCCTGATAGTCAATGGCTTCCACATTTTCAAGTAATCCATTTGTGCATCCGGAAGATCTACTGGGAGTAGGAATTGGGATCACGGTATTACAAGCAGCCAGTGTAAGGAAAAATTCATGAGCGGCAATCCTTTCATCTCCAACTAGGTCTTTGGATAACAACTCCATGAGTTTAGAGTCAACAGAAATTTCAGATTTAAGCTTCCATCTCCTAACAGCAGCTGTTAGAGCAAAAGAtcaaaaaagagagaaattacACATGATAAATACTAAcacattaaataaatcttatagaatcatcaaattatttaagttCATTGATAGAAaacccccccaaaaaaaaatgaattctaTTACTGGCGACAGCTTTCATATTCTCTCTTTCCAAAAGGCATTACCTTGAGAAAATAATGCAGATCTAATATAGAcactaagaaaaaaatttcttcaagagcAATTGGAGAATACTTTTACTTTCTTAATGATTAAATGCAATTAAGAGATGAGCAGTCCCTGAGAAGACACCATTTTCACATTATAGACTGTCAAATACCTCAGAGACCCCTAATTTGAAAGGAAACAATGCACAATTACAAGCCAAAATAAACCGTAGGaactttacaaattttcaagcCCATCACTGTCAACCCACAGACGGCCAAAAATTGCAGCTGCAAATAACTTGTTTGCTTcctcatttattaaatgtttCTGAATTCCAGCAAATTAtgttaatcttttaaaagatataaaatacACAAGCCATTTGAAGGTTCTAGCTAACAAATGGTAATAAAATGAGAAGATTGCGCTCAATCAGTTACAGCACATGAGACAATAGAAGGTGGCCTTAATTAAATCAAGTATGCAGTCAAACGGTCTCTGTTATTAAGAAAGGAAAACtatcaaatgataaaatgggTACTTTGTCATACCTGCAGAGACCTGTTGGGCCAATAGCAAGGAGTTCCCATAATTCTTCCCGCAAACACTAGCTCTTTGAAATTCCATTTTGTTCTCAGTAAGTGTCCCCGTTTTGTCTGAAAATATATAGCGAATTTGACCCAAATCCTCATTTATACTCAATGTTCGGCACTGAAACCTTGAGCCAGAGCTACTGTCGTACATATGCTTGTCTTCGATCATGAAATATGACTGTCCTAAACGAACCAATTCCATGGTAATGTACAGAGATATAGGTATCATTATCTGAAAAACTATAATAGAGctcaaaaaagagaaaaaagtcTCCATAGGGATcccataatatttaaattttttatggttattCTTCCCATTGGTGAAGTATAATTTCCTGTAATAAGGCAAAGTATCAAGCCGGTCTTTGTAGCGTACAAGCCATAGACCCATCCCAAGTGCCACAACCAGACACATCACCAGAAGGAAAATAGATAACCATAGGGTCTCTCTGTTCATGTAATTTTCCAGTCTGCTTCGCTTGGATGGTGATGCTGCACTATTTAACATTGCTTTTGTCTCCTGTCCAGCATATACCACAACACCAATTATCCAATCAGTATTCTTCAGCTGACAACCACGCAAAACAATGTTGGATTGGCTAAGGGGGAATTTTTGGCCATTGAACTCCATATTGGCTGTGAACTCATAAACGTTCCTATTAGGTTGCTCACATTTGATAGTCCCTGATACAATAGAACCTTCAAATACCGTAGAAGCTGTTTCCTGCCTGGCATACCTTGTCTTCAAGTTCGACTCACCGTCCAAATTCATTGTTTGAATGTAAGCAATTCCACTAGGATCACTAGTCCCCAGCAACACCACGTCACATGGAATTGAGTCATCAGAACAGATCTTCACAACTTCGCCAGCCCTTATGTTTTTCCACTTTTTCAAGTGAAATTGATCAGATTGAAGTACTAGTGCCTCACGGTTGTTCTCATTCCGATCTGATCTGTGTCTTCGCCAATCTTCATATCCATCTTTAATAGCGGTGACAAAGAGCACAAACAGTAGGGGGAAAAGGGACACTGTTCTCCCAAAGACTGCGAGAGGGGGCAGCTGATTAAGAGCAGCAATAGCCaggaaatataaataagctaCCCGATGGAACTGAATGAAAAGATTCTTGGGCAAGAAGGTGATCAGGGTATATTTGCTAGTTCGGATCTCATTCCCAGTGAACTCATACTTGTCATTTGTTTTCCTCGGATGGTTAATGTAAATTGATCTGGGATTCTCTTCATGACACATATTATCTTCAAACTGAGTGCTTTTATGACATACTCTCTGCGATTTGCATGCCTTTTCCTGCCCTAGAGATGAACCTTTGGAGATTTCAAAGGTGGCTGAAGTTATATTGCTATTACCCAGCTCCATTGAAACCAGGTGTAACGACTTCTTCACAGGGCATGCCAATGAAATCTCCTTAGGTAAAAGTGGGTCTACAGTAGCAGTTTCGTTATCGTTGTTGGTGCCAATGTCTTCGTCCTTCAAGTCAATATCGCTGAGGGTGTCATCAGTATTGGAAGAAGAGGACGAAGCATTGGAGCAAATATAGCCTAAATTATCAGAACGATATCTCACAGATGAGGCTGACAGCAATGGCTGCTGCCCACGGCTCATAAATTATTCTCCAATGCCCACATTGGAGAATTGGACTGATAACTTGCCCCCAATGCTAAAGCAAAAACCCAAGCCACCCACTAAAAGCAATGGTTTGTCACACCAAACAATTCCCTATTGTTTGCTTTTCCCGGCCAAACTAAACAAGCCAGAGAAATCTGGGCTCTATTTGTCAAAAATCGACAACTTTTCACCCAAAAAAACCACATTTTTCTTCTGTAGTAAATCAATCAACGCACCATCGCTCCCCCTTAATCCAAACATGCAATTGAATTCCAACAAACCCTCACGAAAATGCTCCTCAATCCCTCAGAAAGATATCAAAAGCTTCCCTTTTAATGGCAAAGCAGAATTTTTTCCCCCCCAAATCCAGAACTGAAAAACACACAAGACAAACACACACACCACACACAGAGAAGCAGCGCAACAAAAACGTATCAGAAAATGACAGAGTCTGTATAACCCTAAACtgaatcaacaaaataaaaattcataattcacaaaacacaaaacacaAAAGGCGATTGATTGTCCCAAAAACCACAGCAGTAATGAGAAATGATGACGCACCTCAAAAGCAGAGGCAGGAGGCAATGATAAAAGCTTATCGTCTCGGGATTAAGATTAAAAGGGAGGAGTGTAGATCAGACGGCTATGAATGCACTGAAAACGAAATCATGGAGATGTGGCAGAGCGACGGATCAGAGTCGAACAGAtgataaaagtaataataataatcagatctctctctcactcaGTCAGTCTCGTGCTTGACGAAAAGGAAAATTGAACAATGGGGGCCCTCCAGACAGACAACGGAACGGCACGGAAGGGGGGAAAGAAACAGCAAAATAATCGGAGACAACGACTGAATGAACGATGACCGGATGAGTGGTGTGCCTCAATTCTTGGCTTTGCCCTGTCACACACACCTGCTCACCTTTATACGTTATGTTATTGTTAATGTATACAATACTATGTACACCCATGTGTATATCAATCTCTGCCGCTTTTGCccccttattttttaattgatttgatgtttgttaaatctttttttctttaattttgttaaatctaatttaatctactaaaaaaaatgaaacttggaaatttgattcattttttaaagttattttattagtttttatatgGACTGAAATTTTTTAGTACGGCCACATTTAATATGGATATGACTAACACCTACAAGGACCCAAAAATGTAAAGCAAACCCCCGTGCAtttagaggaatttaattGGTCCTCCTCGGCGTCGGGTTAAAATTTAGATTCCGAGACTGCCCTCGACGTACGGCGCGTACTAAAGGAACGGCCGACGGAACAGTGTCAATTCAGATAATTGGATGCCAAACGGATAGGAGGAGCCTGTGAAATTTTGGCACGTCGCTTTCGCCTCTGTCCGctgttcaaaatttttgcttCTAAATCTCGAAAATGCCCCTTACCGAAATATACTGTTTGGTGGGTCCGGGCCAAGTACATCTTATCGAACTGTGGCCGTCGATGAGATGGAATATCGTGCGGTTGATGTTGCTTTGGAGGTACAAAAAGGAGATTTCATTCTTCTCCTCTGTCTAAACAACAGTACTTGACTTTTAGCTTTTCAGTTGCAGTGCAGAGAGAGAGTTTTGCCGAGTTCTTACTCAAAGTAGAGTCCTGCAGTAGTCGTGGTGTTTGGGTTACAAAATCTTATTAGGCTAGAGATATATCCTTTGTCCTCGCACTTTCTGtggtaaaatattttgtctTACCCGTGATGCCCATccaaatatttgttttattctgTACTTGGtgacttttttgttttttttttacactaaTAAATTACACTAAAAGTGTATCAAACTTATCCCGAAAAAATCTATTACGACACAACTTAAATTTCTACTTTCACATAATATTAGAGAGATATTTATTCCATTCATATGAATGAGAGATAAAATATATCTCTTCTTGATTTAATTGAGAGGAAAATTTAGATTCGGCCACTATCATACTCGAATCCACGCACTCAAAGTTAATTCACCCAAATTTGTTAAGAAATCCTCATCGAGAAAGGTACTTAGAAACTATTAgtctaaaaaaagaaagcttgTTATTGAGAGATAGAAGACATCTTTTTCAATGCCaaccaaaacaataaaatattattatgttacGCTAAATCATTTGTTTTAAACAAATAttgcattaaattttttaaagaaaatacaaaattattctaataattttaatttaaaatagacTATTAATATAGTTATATGTTCAATTGTTATGTAATgtttaagtatttttaaattaaataaaacaaatattaaatgcAATTAGTCATTGTAttagtctctctctctctctctctctttcgtttattttatttttctcacaGACAAACTAAGCTGGTATATATGATGAGCATGTAACCTTTAAGTCCTAACTATAAGACGTGTGTACAACGAACAATTTTAACagaatattttatgtgtaaatacttaaaataattatagatttattgacaaatatttatttttcaattattgattggACTATACATCAGGTATACTAAAACTTAATTAGTATCAATTACtctcaaaatcattaattacCTTCTAGTGTGTTTATATGAGTAATTTTGGAATATCTCCTATAACGTAAACAacacattttatttgtaatgatCACTTCAAATAAATTGAGGTTTATTGATAAGAGTCTCTTccatcataaataaaaaatctaacaGACTGACactgaatatttaaaaattcagatagtgcttaaatttttcaaaataattaatcaccTCCTAATGTGCCCTAGTAGAAGTTGATGTTTCATATACAACAAACAACATACTTTAGTCATTAATGATGGTGGTTACAAATAAGTATAacctttttgaatttttggagGCTTGAGTCATATTTATCTATCTATTTattacaagaaaaaggaaaaaaaaatcaagtcttttttttaattattgatataattaatgatGTCGTGGGATAATCATGTTCACAAgatcaataatttataattatcatcaaaattaattatttcgtTACTAATTACTGTTTTACGGCACTCATTTAAGTGAAAGCACCCAGAGGCAATTAACCCAAAAGAAGCCCAAgcccaaacaaataaaacaacatgGTAAAGCCGCTGTGCGGCATCAGAAACCGTTCATCCGCCCAGGCCTCGCAAAAGAAGCAGCTTTCACAACCTTCTCGAAAGACATTATCAAACAAAGCCTCCTCTTTAGCCTCGACTTTGCTTCTTCCAGTTTTACGTGGTCAACAACTTCAGATCCCACTGGTAAGTTTTCTATCTTATCTaatatgttctttttctttttcttacgTTAGATCTTTCAGATTTGTCTTCGCTTGCTCGTTTGCTCACCTAccgtttaatttttttcaatattttttcttttccaattttttttgggattagGTAAGAGTTCGGGGATTTGAGCAGCTATGGAGCAAGAACTGGTGGAGCTATTTGACGCCGCAAAGAAAGCGGCGGACTCGGCGGCCATTGACGGAGTGTCGTCCGGTGGGCCCGAGGTGTCGCGATGTGTCGACGCCTTGAAACGGCTCAAGTCTTTTCCCGTTACGTATGATGTGCTCGTCTCCACTCAGGTATTGTTAAATGTTcattttgtggttttttttaacatgttgtttgattttgggAATTGGTTGTAATCAggggaaaaaatattattattattatttttttagtttggtACTGCAGATTGTGGGAATTTGATCTAGTTTGAATAGAATGCTGATTTGTGATTGATTGTAATCAGtagatgaaaatatataatgttgtgttaattttttttaattattttggttggttttgtgttttaatgtaaaataaagttGAAAAGTAACTGTTGTTGATGAAAGAAAGGAATagattcttttcttcttagctattcaattgtttttattttgaatttctgaagTAGAGAATCTCTTGGAATTTGATGTTTGAAGGTATTATGAGGAGACCTGGTTCCTATTTTAGGGTGTGGCCACACTTTTACATCAATAAACCTGATATTGTTGGTCGATCAATTCAGTTATTGTGCTGTGTGATTGTTGTGTTCACATGCGGAACTGTATTATGTGCAGTTGGTTGTGCTAAGGGATACTCTTTTGGtggcatttttatttttgcatgCATAACAGTCCTACTGTCTTcaaaatgtcttttttttttacacaagtGTTGTGACATTTGCATTTGCTGTTGTAAGATACTCACAATTCCACGTGGAACTAAACAAGCTCGCTTAAGGGCTTATATGTTAAGACTtactttgaatttattgaCAAGCTCAAACGGAGGGCTCCCATATCCACCAGATAGGCTGGCCCAAGGGGCCCAATTCCATAATCTGTTAATTGAGTGACTGCACTGGCTACCACTCATGTGTAAGGGTTGCAAATCCACTGAAATTGGTCACTATGTGTGCTGTGTGCGTGGGCTCGGCCTGTTTTCTACCATCTTGAtgattcaatttttgttttattgaatgGTCCATTGGTTTTTGAGTTTCAACCAATGATGCAGAATAAagatgatat
It contains:
- the LOC102630859 gene encoding phospholipid-transporting ATPase 1-like translates to MSRGQQPLLSASSVRYRSDNLGYICSNASSSSSNTDDTLSDIDLKDEDIGTNNDNETATVDPLLPKEISLACPVKKSLHLVSMELGNSNITSATFEISKGSSLGQEKACKSQRVCHKSTQFEDNMCHEENPRSIYINHPRKTNDKYEFTGNEIRTSKYTLITFLPKNLFIQFHRVAYLYFLAIAALNQLPPLAVFGRTVSLFPLLFVLFVTAIKDGYEDWRRHRSDRNENNREALVLQSDQFHLKKWKNIRAGEVVKICSDDSIPCDVVLLGTSDPSGIAYIQTMNLDGESNLKTRYARQETASTVFEGSIVSGTIKCEQPNRNVYEFTANMEFNGQKFPLSQSNIVLRGCQLKNTDWIIGVVVYAGQETKAMLNSAASPSKRSRLENYMNRETLWLSIFLLVMCLVVALGMGLWLVRYKDRLDTLPYYRKLYFTNGKNNHKKFKYYGIPMETFFSFLSSIIVFQIMIPISLYITMELVRLGQSYFMIEDKHMYDSSSGSRFQCRTLSINEDLGQIRYIFSDKTGTLTENKMEFQRASVCGKNYGNSLLLAQQVSAAAVRRWKLKSEISVDSKLMELLSKDLVGDERIAAHEFFLTLAACNTVIPIPTPSRSSGCTNGLLENVEAIDYQGESPDEQALVSAASAYGYTLFERTSGHIVIDINGEGLRLDVLGLHEFDSVRKRMSVVIRFPDNSVKVLVKGADSSMFNILAKDSKRNDLIRHITQSHLSEYSSQGLRTLVVASRDLADEELKQWQHRYEDASTSLVDRASKLRQTAALIECDLTLLGATGIEDKLQDGVPEAIEALRQAGIKVWVLTGDKQDTAISIALSCKLLTPDMQQIIINGNSEEECKDLLADAKARYGVKSSNTTKCNSKLKRSAEIEYLAISNDAKFSDVPQGHDVKEVAAIASLALIIDGNSLVYILEKDLESDLFDLATSCRVVLCCRVAPLQKAGIVDLIKSRTDDMTLAIGDGANDVSMIQMADVGVGICGQEGRQAVMASDFAMGQFRFLKRLLLVHGHWNYQRIGYLVLYNFYRNAVFVLMLFWYILFTGFSTTSALTDWSSVFYSLLYTSVPTIVVGIVDKDLSHKTLMQYPKLYGAGHRQEAYNMQLFWLTMCDTLWQSLVLFYIPLYAYQNSTIDIWSMGSVWTIAVVILVNILLAMDIQRWVFVTHAAVWGSIITTYACMVVLDSIPVFPNYWTIYHLAKSPTYWLIIFLILIVALLPRFLFKVVQQYFWPSDIQIAREAEVLRKGSNYLAPQADQVSR